In Desulfovibrio sp. UIB00, the sequence TTCAAAAACAGATCGCAGTCTTCATCCGAAACGTCAGCAGCCTGCGTTGTGCCAGCAGACGCGATAACGCGCTTGCCCTTGCCCTGCCCGTGGTGCGCAGGCTTGCGCTCATTGCCGCCGTTTTTTTGCTTTTCGGGGAATTTTTTTGCATTGAGCGCGCGGAACGGATTTGCCCCAAAGGCGTCTGCGTCAGACATAACGGCTCCACTCATAAGGTATGCGAATAAAAAAAGCCGCAGCACAGGCCGCGGCTTTAGCAGTAAAACAGGTGCTGCGCTTATTGAGCCGCAGGCGCCGGGGCCTTCTGCTCGGCAGGAGCAGCGGGCACCACAGGAGCCGGGGTCGCTTCCGCACCGGGCTTAACAGCCGGGGCGGCGGGCCTGGGAGCAGCAGGTTCTTCAATCTTCACGTCAAGAATCGTAGACTGACTGGAAGGACGCGAGCTGGTCACGAGGGTGTAGCTGAGCGACGTGATAACAAAAATCACGGCCATCAGGGCAGTCAGTTTGGCAAGAATGCCGCCTGCGCCGCCGCTGCCGAACACAGAGCTGTTGCCACCGCCAAAAATCACGCCCATGCCTTCCTTGCCCGCCTGAAGCAGCACAAGAATAACCAGCAACACGCACACAATGATATGCAGCGTAAGAATGAGAGTCTGCACGAATTCCTCCTCGCCGTCCGGCCACTGCCCGATGGCGCGCCCGAAGTGGGGTTAGGCCCCGATAATTTGTAAGAAGCTTTGCGCTTCTAAAGACGCTCCACCTACCAGAAGGCCGTCCACGTTGTCAAGGGCCATAAGCCCTGCGGCATTGTTTGGCTTAACGCTGCCGCCATAAAGAATGGGCAGCATGTCTGCGGTTTCACCCACAAGTTTTTTCAGCAAGGCCCGCGTGACGGCGTGGGCATCGAGCACTTCTTCCGGCCCGGCAACCTTGCCCGTGCCAATGGCCCACACAGGCTCGTAGCCAATGGCGAGCTTGCCCACAAGGGCCGCTCCGCGCAGGTTCTCGGGCATGGCCGAAAAAACTGCGGCGAGCTGGCGCTCAAGCACGGTGTTCAGCTTGCCAGCTTCGCGCTCGTCAAGTGTTTCGCCAATGCAGAACAGCACCTTGAGGCCGTGCTCAAGGGCAAAAATTGTTTTGCGGGCTACAAGGGCATCATCCTCGCCCATGATGTGCCGCCGCTCGGAATGCCCGGTCAGCACCCAGCTTGCGCCAGCGTCAAGCAGCATGGCGGGCGAAGTTTCGCCCGTAAAAGCCCCTTCTTCTGCGGGATAGCAGTTCTGTCCGCCCGCCGAAAGCGCCGCAACGCCCTTGAAAGCGTCTGACACGCAGCTTATGGACGTAAAGGGTGCAAAAACAACCACATCCTGCCCCGCAGGCATGTTTCCGAGGCCTTTGGCCAGATCGCTTGCGCTTTGGGCAGCCTGAGCGCGGGTTTTATACATCTTCCAGTTGGCGGCAAATATTTTTTGCATGGCGTCCTCAAGGATCAGATGGAACAAAGATAAATGAGCGCGTCTTCGCCAGTATCGGTATAATACTTTTTGCGCACGCCCTCTCGCTTGAAACCGCAACTCTCATACAGACAAATAGCGGGCCTGTTGCCCACCCTGACTTCAAGCAAGATTTTGTTTATAGCCATTTTACGCGCAAGGCGCAAGACCACGCCCAATATACGCCGTCCGTAACCTCTGCGACGTTCATCCGGCAAAACTGCAAGATTGAGTATTTCCAGTTCATCCAGCGTGTGATATACTGATATATAGCCAATCAGCGCCTCATGCCGAAACATTCCCAGTGCCGAAAAAGCCTTTTGCCCAAAGGCGGCAGCGCACTGCTCTTCTGACCAGGGCAGAGGAAAGCACTGGCGCTCAATCTCGTACATGGCGGCGGCATGCTGCGGCCCAAGCATTTGAAGGCGTTCGTCCCGCACTGTGGAAGCATTCATGAAAATCAGCCTTTATCCTTTATTAGGCAACACTCCTGACTTGCAGGAGGTTGTAGACCACAACAACATACCCCTGTGCATCATGCGCGGCGAGGACATACTGCGGCAGAACCTGCGGCACCGGGCAGTGGGCCTGCTCGTGCGCGACCGGCTTGGGCGCGCCCTGCTGACGCACCGCCCTGGCCTTGGCTGGGGATTTTCGTCCTTCGGGAGGCTGCCCGCCGGGCAATCAAGCGAGCACAAGGCGCAGGAGCTGTTTAACAGCGATTGGAACCACGAAGGGCGCATACTGCCGCTCGGCGTTTCCCCACCGGGGCCGGACAACTTTAATGCTTTTGTGGCGCTGTATGAGGGCCGCATGCCCTCCTCGCTGGCTGCCGCCGCCGTGCGCGACCCGGATCAGCACATGCTGGTCGATTATGATGAATTGCGGGGCCTTGGAGTACACTTTGGCGAACTGCTTTCGCCCTTTTTGCGGCAGGCGGTGCAGTCTGGCCTTGTGCGCCCGCGCTGACCTTGCCCGCACGCCTCAATTTACCCGCGCGGCCTGCCAGTTGCAAAAAACTGCCGCCAAGGGCGGCCATACAGCGCTTTGTCTTATACGGCTGTGGGGCCAAGCAGATCAACAGCTTCCTGATGCACCAGGCCATTGGAGGCCATGAGCACATCACCAAAATGCAAGGCCTCGCCGCGCAAATTGGTTACCTTGCCCCCGGCTTCTTTTACCAGCAGCAAGCCAGCAGCAAAATCCCAGGGTTTCAGCCCTTCTTCATAAAACATATCCAGCCTGCCGCAGGCCACATAGGCCATATCCACCGCCGCCGCACCGATGCGCCGCAGGCCCTGGCTTTTGGGCAGCACAAGGGAGAGGCGTTCCAGTATTCTGTCGAGCCGCCCGCTAAAGTCATAGGGAAAGCCCGTGGCCACCAGCGCATCGCCAAGATTTTCAGCCTTGCTCACGCTTACCGGCGCACCGTTGAGGTACGCGCCCTGACCGCGCTGCGCGCTGAAGCATTCGTTCATCATGGGAATGTTGACCACGCCAAGTTCCACATGATCCTTGTTCCACAGCGCTACCGAAGTAGCCACCTGCGGGATGCGGTGCACAAAGTTGGTGGTGCCGTCCACCGGATCGATGATCCAGCACAGGCCGTCCGGTTCCTTCTCGCTCTCGCTGCTTTCCTCAGCCATAAAAGCGGCGCCGGGCACAAGGTTTGCCAGTTTTTCCTTCAAAAAAGCTTCCACCGCCAGATCTGTCTGCGTGACCAGATCAATGCGGCCCTTGTGGCGTACGTTGCTGGGCTTTGCCCAGTGCTCGCGCACGATGTCGCCGCTCTGGCGCACAATTTCCAGACATCCCTGCAAGATATCCTGTGATGCAAACATGGGGCTTCCTTTACGCGTGCGAGTTCTGCAACGCAAAATGCCGCAGGGTGGCCACCCCGCAGCAGACAGTTTTCAGAAAATGGATTGTCACGGCCTCTCGGCAAGCGGGTTGGCGCGCAGCTAGTTAATAAAGACAGAATGGTACAATTGGCGGTCAAGCATGGCACGGGCCGTGCCGCGCAGCACGGTGGTCAGTGGGTCTTTGTCCACAAAAACCTTGAGGCGCGTTTCTCTGGCGATAAACTGATCCAGCCCCTTGAGCAGCGAACCGCCGCCAGCCATAAGCATGCCGTTACGGTAAATATCCGCAGCCAGTTCCGGCGGTGTTTTTTCCAGCGCGCGCATCACTGCGCCAAGGATTGCCAGCACGGGCTCGCGCAAAGCTTCGCGCACATGCCCTTCCGTCACCTTGACCACGCGGGGCGCGCCGCGCACCAGATCCTTGCCCGAAACTTCGAGCACCGGAGCATTGGGCATGGGCATGGCGGAACCAAGAATCTTCTTCACGTTTTCCGCTGTGTTGTCGCCAACTTCCATGCGAAAAACATCGCGCATGTAGCGTTGCACGGCCATATTCATGGCATCGCCAGCCACGCGCACAGACTGCGCGTTGGCAATGCCCGCCATGGTGATAACAGCCACCTCGCTTGTGCCGCCGCCAATGTCGAGCACCAGATTACCCAGAGGCTCATGAATGGGCAGGTCAGCGCCGATCGCCGCCGCCATGGGTTCCTCGACCATGGCCACATCGGCAGCGCCTGCCAGAATGGCCGAGTCGATGACCGCGCGTTTTTCCACCTGGGTGATGCCCGTTGGAATGCAGATAACCATGGATGGCTTGACCAGCCGCAGCCCGGTAATGGCCTTGCGCACAAAGTAGGAGATCATTTCGCGGGTGATGTCGAAATCAGCGATGACGCCGTCCTTCATGGGACGCACGGCCTTGATGCGCTGGGGCGTGCGCCCCAGATATTCCTTGGCTGAAGCGCCTACGGCGAGAACAGAATTCTTGTGCGTGTCTATGGCCACCACCGATGGTTCATTGATCACAATGCCATCCGCCCTAGTGTAGAGCAGGGTGTTGGCTGTGCCAAGATCCATGGCAATGTCTTTGGACAAGAATCTGAAGAAACGCCGTAGAATCATATGTTAGTATTCTTTTGTTGGCGGAATGGGCGCGGTGTCGGGGTCATAGGCCTGGGGGCCGTCGTTATGCACCCGCGCTCTGGGCAACATGGTTCTGAGCCGCATTTTGAGATACAGATTTTCCAGAAACAGGGCCAGATGATCCACAGACTGACGAACAAAACTGCGCAGGGATTCGTCTATCTGGCGAGGATTGGTGTGCGCAAGGCAAAGTACGCCGCGCGTGCTTTTGTTGACCATAACCGGCATGCATATGGCAGCCTGAAAATCAGGCATATCCGGCAGTTTGCCAAACAGCACCGTGGCGGGCGCGCCCTCGACGCCTTCGGCGATCACTGGCTGATCGTTGCGAAAAACCCAGCCTGTAATGCCGCTGCCCATGGGCAGGATAAGCGGTTCTTCGCCGGTCAGCAGCAGGCGGGCAGATTCGCTCTCAACGCAATATGTTTCGCCCGGTTCGTCCACCGAGGCAAAGGCGCAGTAGTCAAAGCCCGTGGCTTCAACCATGATGCGCAGATAGTTTTGCAAAAACTGGGGCCAGCGCTTGTAACGAAAGCGCAGATCCTGAATAACGGACAATTCCGCAAAATAACGCGGAATATCCCCCGCAAGCTCCTGCCGTCCGGTGGAACCCTGCTGGCGCGAAATAAGCTCTGCGAACATTTGCAGGATCTTGTGGTCTTTGTCTGAAAAAGAGTACTGCCGCTTGCTGTCAACGCAGAGCGCGCCGCCAGTGGGCACGGGGCAGCCCATAAAGGCCTTGATGTTGGCCTCTTCGCCGCCGGTGTAGTAGCCAAGGTTGCTCTGGCGCTGGTCAAAATTCGGCACAAGCAGAGGTTGCCGGTTGCGAACAATCCAGCCGACAAGGCCCTTGCCGGGCAGCACCGATGCGTTGGACGCTATCCTTTCCCCCAGGCTGAAGGCAGCTGCAAGGTGGTGCGCTTCGCCTTCTTCGTCAGGCAGAAAAAGGACTACGGAATAAGCGTCAAAAACGCTGCAAACGATGCTCAGAATATGCTTTTCAACAGAGTTGGCGGTCATGGGCACATGGGGTTGATGGTGATGCCGCCCACAGGCGTGACGGCTCTCGGGTAACGCATTTCTTGTAGCAAAGGGCATGCGCCGCCGCAACTTCTTTTGCGCTGCTTGTGCTCATTGTTCCGGTGCCGAGCCCTTGGCAGGCAGCGCCTGCACCCGCTTACATCAAGCTTGGCAGGCCCGGTTGATGCCGTTTTTCGGGGAACCTGCATCATTCCCACTGGAAAATATTCTGAAAAGCAGGTAGTAAATAACAAATTTCTATAAGGGATGTACGGATGATTAAATGGCAAGAGGTATTCAGCAAGGACGGTCTGCCCTGGCAGGACGCTACCCAGTTGTCCTCTTCGATTGCCGTAAGCGACCTGCCGCAGCTCAAGAAAATGCTTGATGCCGTGCATATCCGCCTGTGTCTTGTCAAACCCTATCAGGAAAACAAGAACTACCCTCTTGTGGAAGCGCGCGAGCTTTTGCCCTCGTTTGACAACGACATGTTTGAATACAAAGAGCTGCCCGGCTTTGCCATGGTGGCCTTTGCCCGCCAGCTTGACTATTTTTCAGAAATTTTTCAGTTCGATCGCCTGCACCCCGTAATTACCGAAGGCGACGGCGCATGCTGCCCCCTGGAAAATCAGGTCATGGTGCAGAACCTGCAAACTCTGGCCTCGCGGCTGCCGCGCGTGCATCAGGATATTTTTCGCCAGCAGTTCCGCTCGACCGACACGGTTGTGCTTGAAACATACCCGGCCCTCATGCCCTACCTGCTCAGCATGGACAGGGCGCACGTGCTGGCCTGGGGCGCTGACAAGCAGTTTCATCTGGCCGGAATATTCGCCTCCTTTCCGTCGGATATCGACAGTGAACTGAAGCGCTTTGGCATCCGCATCGGCAAGTTCGTGTACGGCGACAGCGATATTTACGAACGCAACCGCATGTTTGTGTACCAGTACCTCATGGAGCTTTACGGCTTCCCCATTGTTTCAGAACGCCGCACCTCGAGCGCGCTTTTTGCCCGCAAGCTGCACAAGATGGGCGAGCGCTTTTTGCTGCGCGTGCTGGGGCAGACGGACAGAACCATCACCACCTACATGGCCAATGGTGAGAACACGCGCTATCCCCTGCTGGAAAAAGTGGCCCTTGTGGCTGTGGACGCCGATCAGGACGAAGCATTGAGCGCCATTGACCGTGATGGGTTTTTTTTGGACAAGCCGCGCCGGGTGGTCATTTTGCGCATCAAATACCGCCAGCACACCTTTGACGCCAGCAACGTGCGGCAGGACCGCGCCCTCTCCGTGGTGGCGCAGGAGGTGCTGC encodes:
- the secG gene encoding preprotein translocase subunit SecG, which translates into the protein MQTLILTLHIIVCVLLVILVLLQAGKEGMGVIFGGGNSSVFGSGGAGGILAKLTALMAVIFVITSLSYTLVTSSRPSSQSTILDVKIEEPAAPRPAAPAVKPGAEATPAPVVPAAPAEQKAPAPAAQ
- the tpiA gene encoding triose-phosphate isomerase, which encodes MQKIFAANWKMYKTRAQAAQSASDLAKGLGNMPAGQDVVVFAPFTSISCVSDAFKGVAALSAGGQNCYPAEEGAFTGETSPAMLLDAGASWVLTGHSERRHIMGEDDALVARKTIFALEHGLKVLFCIGETLDEREAGKLNTVLERQLAAVFSAMPENLRGAALVGKLAIGYEPVWAIGTGKVAGPEEVLDAHAVTRALLKKLVGETADMLPILYGGSVKPNNAAGLMALDNVDGLLVGGASLEAQSFLQIIGA
- the rimI gene encoding ribosomal protein S18-alanine N-acetyltransferase: MNASTVRDERLQMLGPQHAAAMYEIERQCFPLPWSEEQCAAAFGQKAFSALGMFRHEALIGYISVYHTLDELEILNLAVLPDERRRGYGRRILGVVLRLARKMAINKILLEVRVGNRPAICLYESCGFKREGVRKKYYTDTGEDALIYLCSI
- a CDS encoding NUDIX hydrolase, which codes for MKISLYPLLGNTPDLQEVVDHNNIPLCIMRGEDILRQNLRHRAVGLLVRDRLGRALLTHRPGLGWGFSSFGRLPAGQSSEHKAQELFNSDWNHEGRILPLGVSPPGPDNFNAFVALYEGRMPSSLAAAAVRDPDQHMLVDYDELRGLGVHFGELLSPFLRQAVQSGLVRPR
- a CDS encoding inositol monophosphatase, coding for MFASQDILQGCLEIVRQSGDIVREHWAKPSNVRHKGRIDLVTQTDLAVEAFLKEKLANLVPGAAFMAEESSESEKEPDGLCWIIDPVDGTTNFVHRIPQVATSVALWNKDHVELGVVNIPMMNECFSAQRGQGAYLNGAPVSVSKAENLGDALVATGFPYDFSGRLDRILERLSLVLPKSQGLRRIGAAAVDMAYVACGRLDMFYEEGLKPWDFAAGLLLVKEAGGKVTNLRGEALHFGDVLMASNGLVHQEAVDLLGPTAV
- a CDS encoding rod shape-determining protein — translated: MILRRFFRFLSKDIAMDLGTANTLLYTRADGIVINEPSVVAIDTHKNSVLAVGASAKEYLGRTPQRIKAVRPMKDGVIADFDITREMISYFVRKAITGLRLVKPSMVICIPTGITQVEKRAVIDSAILAGAADVAMVEEPMAAAIGADLPIHEPLGNLVLDIGGGTSEVAVITMAGIANAQSVRVAGDAMNMAVQRYMRDVFRMEVGDNTAENVKKILGSAMPMPNAPVLEVSGKDLVRGAPRVVKVTEGHVREALREPVLAILGAVMRALEKTPPELAADIYRNGMLMAGGGSLLKGLDQFIARETRLKVFVDKDPLTTVLRGTARAMLDRQLYHSVFIN
- a CDS encoding GAF domain-containing protein; this translates as MTANSVEKHILSIVCSVFDAYSVVLFLPDEEGEAHHLAAAFSLGERIASNASVLPGKGLVGWIVRNRQPLLVPNFDQRQSNLGYYTGGEEANIKAFMGCPVPTGGALCVDSKRQYSFSDKDHKILQMFAELISRQQGSTGRQELAGDIPRYFAELSVIQDLRFRYKRWPQFLQNYLRIMVEATGFDYCAFASVDEPGETYCVESESARLLLTGEEPLILPMGSGITGWVFRNDQPVIAEGVEGAPATVLFGKLPDMPDFQAAICMPVMVNKSTRGVLCLAHTNPRQIDESLRSFVRQSVDHLALFLENLYLKMRLRTMLPRARVHNDGPQAYDPDTAPIPPTKEY